The Acinetobacter pittii genome contains a region encoding:
- the ptsP gene encoding phosphoenolpyruvate--protein phosphotransferase yields the protein MSNMQLDTLRRIVQEVNASVSLHESLDIMVNQVAEAMKVDVCSIYLLDERNQRYVLMASKGLNPESVGHVSLQLGEGLVGLVGQREEIVNLDNAPKHERFLYLPETGEEIYNSFLGVPVMYRRKVMGVLVVQNKLPQDFSEAAESFLVTLCAQLSGVIAHAHAVGNIDVFRKPSNGPAYKTFQGASGAGGVALGRAIILYPPADLGSVPDREAEDISDELRILDQAISSVRSEIRSLDEKMHDSLMAEERALFSVFLRMLDENALPAEIKELIRDGHWAQGAVRRVIEKHTALFAQMEDDYLRERVSDLKDLGRRILASLQEEDSSHRDLSPDSILIGEEISTAALVELPVDNIAAIVTSEGAANSHMVIVARALGIPTVVGVTELPVNTLDDAEMIVDAYQGRVFVNPPRRLRQRYKEIQKEDEQIAKDLKQYETKEAITPDGVSVQLYVNTGLMIDVVRGVQRGAQGVGLYRSEIPFMLRERFPGEEEQRAIYRQQLSHFANKPVVMRTLDIGADKDLPYFSIEEENSALGWRGIRFTLDHPEIFSSQIRAMLKASIGLNNLHILLPMVTTVSEVEEVLYLLERDWIAVQEEEQVKITKPKIGIMVEVPSVLLQIDEFAELVDFFSVGSNDLTQYLLAVDRNNPHVANVYSHFHPSILRALTRLVKECHEYKKPISICGEMAGDPLSAILLMAMGFNTLSMSSSNILRVRKAICHVPMTDAQKLLDDVMKMNNPLIVKSWLEYYFKTHGLADMVKSNRIVNV from the coding sequence ATGTCAAACATGCAACTCGACACTCTACGGCGCATTGTCCAAGAGGTTAATGCGTCCGTCAGTTTGCATGAATCGTTAGACATCATGGTCAATCAGGTCGCTGAAGCCATGAAAGTGGATGTTTGCTCTATTTATTTACTCGATGAACGCAATCAGCGCTATGTATTAATGGCCTCTAAAGGCTTAAATCCAGAATCTGTAGGCCATGTTTCTTTGCAACTCGGTGAAGGCTTGGTCGGTCTGGTTGGGCAGCGTGAAGAAATTGTTAACCTTGACAATGCACCAAAACATGAGCGTTTCTTGTATCTACCAGAAACAGGCGAAGAAATTTATAACTCTTTCCTCGGCGTACCTGTCATGTACCGTCGTAAGGTTATGGGTGTTTTGGTTGTACAAAACAAACTTCCTCAAGATTTTAGTGAAGCTGCCGAGTCTTTTTTAGTTACGCTGTGTGCCCAGCTTTCTGGCGTAATTGCCCACGCTCATGCAGTTGGAAATATTGATGTATTTCGCAAACCAAGTAATGGCCCTGCTTATAAAACCTTCCAAGGTGCTTCAGGTGCAGGCGGTGTTGCTTTAGGTCGCGCTATTATTTTATATCCGCCTGCCGATTTGGGTTCTGTGCCTGATCGTGAAGCAGAAGATATTAGCGATGAACTTCGAATTTTAGATCAAGCCATTTCATCAGTTCGTTCAGAGATTCGTTCTCTGGATGAAAAAATGCATGATTCTCTCATGGCCGAAGAGCGCGCTTTATTTAGTGTTTTCTTAAGAATGCTAGATGAAAATGCATTGCCAGCAGAAATTAAAGAACTCATTCGTGATGGACATTGGGCACAAGGTGCAGTACGTCGTGTCATTGAAAAACACACTGCCCTTTTTGCACAGATGGAAGATGACTATCTTCGTGAACGAGTTTCCGACCTTAAAGATTTAGGGCGACGTATTTTAGCCTCTTTGCAAGAAGAAGACTCTAGCCATCGTGACCTGAGTCCAGACAGTATTTTAATTGGTGAAGAAATTAGTACTGCTGCTCTCGTTGAGTTGCCAGTAGACAATATTGCAGCGATTGTGACATCCGAAGGTGCAGCCAACTCACATATGGTGATTGTGGCTCGTGCATTAGGTATTCCAACCGTAGTTGGTGTAACTGAACTGCCAGTGAACACACTTGATGATGCAGAAATGATTGTAGACGCCTATCAGGGCCGTGTTTTTGTTAATCCTCCACGTCGTTTACGCCAACGTTATAAGGAAATTCAAAAAGAAGATGAGCAAATCGCAAAAGATCTCAAACAATACGAGACTAAAGAAGCGATTACTCCAGATGGTGTATCTGTTCAGCTTTATGTAAACACGGGCCTCATGATTGACGTCGTACGTGGTGTACAACGTGGTGCTCAAGGTGTAGGTCTATACCGAAGTGAAATTCCCTTCATGTTACGGGAACGTTTCCCGGGTGAAGAAGAACAACGTGCAATCTACCGTCAACAGTTGAGCCACTTTGCCAACAAACCTGTGGTGATGCGAACTCTCGATATTGGTGCAGATAAAGATCTACCGTATTTCAGTATTGAAGAAGAAAACTCGGCTTTAGGCTGGCGTGGTATTCGTTTCACACTTGATCATCCCGAGATTTTTTCTTCACAAATTCGCGCTATGCTCAAAGCCAGCATTGGTTTAAATAATTTGCATATTTTATTGCCAATGGTTACTACAGTCAGTGAAGTCGAAGAAGTACTTTATTTGCTTGAACGTGACTGGATTGCGGTGCAAGAAGAAGAGCAAGTTAAAATTACCAAGCCGAAAATTGGCATTATGGTTGAGGTGCCGAGCGTACTGCTACAAATTGATGAGTTTGCTGAACTCGTCGATTTCTTCTCGGTCGGTTCAAATGACTTAACCCAGTATTTACTTGCAGTTGACCGTAATAATCCACATGTGGCCAACGTTTACTCGCACTTCCATCCATCCATTCTACGTGCGCTAACTCGCTTAGTTAAAGAATGCCATGAATATAAAAAACCTATCAGTATTTGTGGTGAAATGGCAGGTGATCCGTTATCGGCAATTTTGCTCATGGCAATGGGCTTTAATACCCTTTCGATGAGTTCGAGTAACATTTTGCGAGTAAGAAAAGCAATTTGTCATGTCCCTATGACAGATGCACAAAAATTGCTGGATGATGTCATGAAAATGAATAATCCACTCATCGTGAAAAGTTGGCTTGAGTACTATTTTAAAACCCACGGTTTAGCTGATATGGTGAAATCGAATCGAATCGTAAATGTTTAA
- the katG gene encoding catalase/peroxidase HPI: MSDESKCPFSGHKSKPEVTVGGGTPSLHWWPKQLRVDLLNQHSERSNPLDKDFDYRKEFKKIDYYALKADIKNVLTDSQDWWPADWGNYTGLFIRLAWHAAGTYRMGDGRGGAGRGQQRFAPLNSWPDNASLDKARRLLWPVKQKYGQKISWADLFILAGNIALESSGFRTFGFGAGREDVWEPDNDVNWGDEKEWLAHRNSEALEGSNLAATEMGLIYVNPEGPQASGDPKSAAPFIRATFGNMAMDDEEIVALIAGGHTLGKTHGAGSADHVQADPEGASIEQMGFGWSNSFGTGVGKDAITSGLEVIWSQTPTQWSNYFFENLFKYEWVQERSPAGAIQWVAADAEAIIPDPFDPSVKRKPTMLTTDLTLRFDPEFEKISRRFLNDPQAFANAFARAWFKLTHRDMGPKARYLGPEVPAEDLIWQDPLPAASVIPSSASIDEAKAKIVALGLSAGELVSLGWASASTFRGGDKRGGANGARIALSPQREWQVNKKAVETLTKIEELKASTQLSLADLIVLAGNVGVEQAAQAAGFNITVPFAAGRVDALQSQTDVESFQLLLGLADGFRNWKKDGVGASTEALLIDKAQKLTLTAPELTALVGGLRVLGTNWDGSQHGVFTQQVGVLSTDFFTNLLDMSTVWAPVDSTNEVFEGKDRKTGAVKFTATRNDLVFGSNSILRALAEVYAQADGKEKFVQDFVAAWTKVMNLDRFDLA; this comes from the coding sequence ATGTCAGACGAATCAAAATGCCCTTTTTCAGGCCATAAATCAAAACCAGAGGTAACGGTCGGTGGTGGCACGCCTAGTTTACACTGGTGGCCAAAACAACTACGCGTCGACCTACTCAACCAACATTCAGAACGCTCTAATCCACTCGATAAAGATTTTGATTATCGTAAAGAATTTAAAAAAATCGACTATTATGCACTCAAAGCTGATATCAAAAATGTGTTAACCGATTCTCAAGATTGGTGGCCAGCCGATTGGGGAAATTATACAGGCTTATTTATCCGTTTAGCATGGCATGCTGCTGGCACCTATCGTATGGGTGATGGTCGTGGTGGTGCTGGCCGTGGTCAACAACGTTTTGCACCTTTAAATAGTTGGCCTGACAATGCAAGCCTAGATAAAGCACGCCGCTTACTTTGGCCTGTTAAACAAAAATACGGTCAAAAAATATCGTGGGCAGATTTATTTATTCTTGCCGGAAACATCGCACTTGAGTCTTCAGGCTTCCGTACCTTCGGTTTTGGTGCAGGCCGTGAAGATGTTTGGGAACCAGACAACGACGTAAACTGGGGCGATGAAAAAGAATGGTTAGCTCATCGTAATTCAGAAGCTTTAGAAGGCAGCAATCTAGCTGCAACCGAAATGGGTCTAATTTATGTAAACCCTGAAGGTCCGCAAGCCAGCGGTGATCCAAAATCGGCTGCACCATTTATTCGCGCGACTTTCGGCAATATGGCAATGGACGATGAAGAAATTGTTGCCTTAATCGCAGGCGGTCATACCTTAGGTAAAACCCATGGTGCTGGCTCTGCTGACCACGTTCAAGCTGATCCTGAAGGTGCTTCAATTGAACAAATGGGCTTTGGCTGGTCAAACAGTTTTGGTACTGGTGTTGGTAAAGATGCAATCACATCAGGTTTAGAAGTAATTTGGTCACAAACGCCAACTCAATGGAGCAACTACTTCTTTGAAAACCTATTCAAATACGAGTGGGTACAAGAGCGCTCACCTGCTGGTGCAATTCAATGGGTAGCAGCAGATGCTGAGGCGATCATTCCAGATCCATTCGACCCATCAGTTAAACGTAAGCCAACAATGCTTACTACAGATTTGACCTTACGTTTTGATCCTGAGTTTGAAAAGATCTCTCGTCGTTTCCTTAACGATCCACAAGCCTTTGCTAATGCTTTTGCCCGTGCATGGTTCAAATTAACTCACCGTGATATGGGACCAAAAGCACGTTATTTAGGTCCTGAAGTTCCGGCTGAAGATTTAATTTGGCAAGATCCATTACCTGCTGCTAGTGTTATTCCATCTTCTGCTAGTATTGATGAGGCAAAAGCAAAAATCGTTGCACTAGGGCTATCTGCTGGTGAGTTGGTTTCTCTTGGCTGGGCCTCAGCGTCAACTTTCCGTGGTGGAGACAAGCGTGGCGGTGCAAACGGTGCACGTATTGCGTTATCGCCACAACGCGAATGGCAAGTAAACAAAAAAGCTGTTGAGACTTTAACTAAAATTGAAGAACTCAAAGCATCTACTCAATTGTCACTGGCTGACTTAATTGTGCTTGCAGGTAACGTTGGCGTAGAGCAAGCTGCTCAAGCGGCAGGTTTCAATATTACCGTTCCATTTGCAGCAGGTCGTGTTGATGCATTACAAAGTCAAACTGATGTCGAATCTTTCCAATTACTTCTCGGCCTTGCCGATGGTTTTAGAAACTGGAAAAAAGACGGCGTCGGCGCATCAACTGAGGCATTATTAATTGATAAAGCACAAAAACTGACTTTGACTGCACCAGAATTAACTGCATTGGTTGGTGGGTTACGTGTACTGGGCACTAACTGGGATGGTTCACAACACGGTGTATTCACCCAGCAAGTTGGTGTACTCAGCACAGACTTCTTTACGAACTTACTCGACATGTCTACTGTATGGGCACCTGTTGATTCAACAAACGAAGTATTTGAAGGCAAAGACCGTAAAACAGGCGCAGTAAAATTTACTGCAACACGTAATGATTTAGTCTTCGGTTCAAACTCAATCTTACGTGCATTGGCCGAAGTTTATGCTCAAGCAGACGGTAAAGAAAAATTTGTTCAAGACTTTGTTGCTGCATGGACCAAAGTTATGAATCTTGACCGTTTTGACTTAGCATAA